One segment of Deinococcus sp. Leaf326 DNA contains the following:
- a CDS encoding septum site-determining protein MinC has protein sequence MKLRGTLGGLNLLLEPGDTPESVTQALAPRADMLTTSVTLEIQGDTHPGALEAALDAVRAAGGTPGRVRAPRVTVAAPGLPLPELETAAEPVTAPGTQTVILPHSIRAGFRGEYGGSVVVLGDVNPGAELVAAGDVIVTGALRGVVHAGYGGREDAIVWARPIASAQLRIGDAVARAPEGSSNMRRMEGSERTERAYLQEGRIVIDVQR, from the coding sequence ATGAAGTTGCGCGGCACGCTGGGCGGTCTCAATCTGCTTCTCGAACCCGGAGACACGCCAGAAAGCGTCACCCAGGCCCTGGCGCCCCGCGCCGACATGCTGACCACCAGTGTCACCCTGGAAATTCAGGGCGACACGCACCCCGGCGCCCTCGAAGCGGCCCTGGACGCCGTGCGCGCGGCCGGCGGCACTCCCGGACGGGTGCGTGCCCCGCGCGTGACGGTGGCTGCCCCTGGTCTGCCCCTGCCGGAGCTGGAGACGGCCGCCGAGCCAGTGACGGCGCCGGGCACCCAGACCGTCATCCTGCCGCACAGCATTCGTGCGGGGTTCCGGGGCGAGTACGGCGGCAGTGTGGTCGTGCTGGGCGACGTGAATCCCGGCGCCGAACTGGTCGCGGCCGGCGACGTGATCGTCACGGGAGCGCTGCGCGGCGTGGTTCACGCGGGCTACGGCGGGCGCGAGGACGCCATCGTGTGGGCACGGCCTATCGCCAGCGCCCAGCTGCGCATCGGAGACGCCGTCGCCCGCGCGCCCGAGGGCAGCAGCAACATGCGCCGCATGGAGGGCAGTGAGCGCACCGAGCGGGCCTACCTGCAAGAAGGCCGCATCGTCATCGACGTTCAGCGGTAG